The DNA sequence ACGATCATCCATGACTTTTCCGCAAGCATCTCCGCAGGCCAGAAAGTAGCCATCGTGGGTCCCACCGGAGCGGGCAAAACGACCATGGTCAATCTGCTGATGAGATTTTATGATCTAGACGGCGGTGAAATATTGCTGGATAAAATTCCCATCGACAGTGTTCCCAGAGAAAATGTCCATGAGCAATTCTGCATGGTCTTACAAGATTCATGGCTGTTTGAAGGTTCCATCAAAGAAAACATCATTTACAGCAAGGAAGGCGTGGCAGATGAAGATGTCATTTCAGCCTGCAAAACAGTGGGTCTGCACCACTTCATCAAGACACTGCCTGATGGGTATGACACCATTCTCAATGAAAAGGCGAGCTTGTCCGAAGGCCAAAAACAGCTGATCACCATCGCCCGTGCCATGATCCAGAACGCACCCCTGCTGATTCTGGATGAAGCCACCAGTTCGGTTGACACCAGAACCGAACGGATTGTTCAGACTGCCATGGACGGCCTGACAGTAGGCAGGACATCCTTTGTCATTGCCCATCGCCTTTCTACCATCAAGAATGCTGATTTGATTCTGGTCATGAAGGACGGAGATATCATCGAAAGCGGCAATCATAAAGAACTGCTTGACAGAAACGGCTTCTACGCGGACCTGTACAACAGTCAGTTTGAACTCGCCGTTTAGTCCGGCCAAAACGCCTGCCCCGCTGAAACTGACCCGGCACAATGCTGATTGCTTGAGTGCATATACCCGCTGGTCGTGTGATAACTGAGCGATTCCTTCAATTGGCAGGTCAGTCAGTTCTCGCCGTTCTGTCAGATAAGCGAGTTTAAGTAAGTTTAAAAGAGGCATCACCGAACGTTCAAAGCGTTCGATGGTGCCTCTTATGGTCTTGTTATGCCTAGTTTCCTCTATTGAAATAACATCAGTCGATTCATTACAGAGGGCTGAAGATTGATTGTCTTTATTTTACGAGTCTGTCCGGTTCAGCGGCAGATGACAGGGACCAGAGACGGGACTGAAAAAACTCCTGGAACAGCTCTTCTGCTCGCTTTTCCTGAATCCTGGTGAAAATCTCAATTTCCTGCACAATCGGCCGTCCGGGAAATTTCGCTGAAATCTCCCGGACCGCTTCACTGTTGCGGTTGGCGTCGGTCAGTTCGCCCAATGTTTCCTGCCAGCGCTTAATGTCCTTATAATGATCCTTGATCGGCTGAACTTCACTTAGCCCGAAAATCTCCATGAGATACCGAATTTTTTTAGCTTTAATGCGCAGTGCATGGATGGCTGCCAGATCATTCTGATTGATGGATTCGTAGATCCCCTGAATTTCCCGGATCCATCGGTCCAGGGTCTCCCGGACCATAAAATCCAGTGAGGAGTGGGCTGCGCGCTTAATTCGAACAGCCCCCTTCAGCTGTTCTTCGACTCGGTTCAGGTCTTCTACAAAGCCTGGCTTTTCCAGGGATTGAAACAGCCGATGCTGTTCTGCTGCTCGTTCCGATTTCAAAATCTCAAAAAACTCGTCCCCGCTCTCCCCGGCCAGATCAAATGACTCCCTATGCTTTCGCCACTCGATCATCAGCACATCCAGCTCTCTCAGGTAGGCGCATTCTCCAGCCATCTGTCGAAGCAGCTCCTGAATACGCCTTTGGTTTTTCTTTGACATCAGTGGCTTGAAAAAGCTGATCAGCGAGCGGAACTGCCGTATCTTGACTCTCAGTTTATGGACCGATTCAATTTCCGCAGGATCCTTCAGAAAGGCTTCACGGTGCTCCAGAATCGTTCGGACTGAACGGCGAATCACAAGCCCTATGTCATGCTCAAAGCAGCTGAGAGCTTCTCCGGAGCGTTCCAGGCGCATCAGCTTTCTGAACTCCTTCAGTCTGAGGCACCACTCCACATATCCTTTAAACTCAAGCTCATCCTGGATCTCAAGCTGGACACAGGATCCTTTCCTCAACTGAAATGATTGATCGGTAACCCTCTGAATCCAGTCTTCCAGATGAGGCGAGTGGCCAACAATTACCAGAGTCCGGTCCGGCGAACCCAGTACCTCCTGCCTGAACGTTTCAAAATCTCCCGATTGGACATAATCCTGGATCTCAATGGGACCCAGCCCGGCAGCGGCAAGAATTTCCGCCGTTTGAACCGCCCGGATCAGAGGAGAAGAAATAAGCCGGACATCATCCTGAAACAGGTAGATCGCCAAATAGACTGCCTGATCCAGAAGAGCCTGACGTCCATCCCGGGTAAGCTGTCTTGTTTCATCCGATTGCCCGGAGATTGGATCCTGTGCAACTCCGTGTCGTATCAATAATACTTTCATCTTCTCCCCTCCTTGTCACTAATAATATCACATTTATACGGCGAATTTTTCGGGTCAATCACAAATTCTGTGGGATTGACCGACTAGATCCATTCCCCAAACCGGCATAACATTTGATAATAGAACGAGCCCCGCGCTATGATGGAAATGCATCTGGACGGATGTACAAATCCAAGCACAGCGGAGGCTCTGAATGAATTATACACAGAATGGACAGGCTAACACAATCAATGATTCCCAAAATTTTCTGCACATCCCTTCATCTCTTGTTGGGTTTACTAATACGCATAGTTCGCAGCATACCGCCGTTTCCGGTAAGAGTGTTGTTCAGTTGCATGGAGTCCTCAAGCTAGATGACACCGATCGCGCCTGCCCCAACTGCGGGGGCTTCATGCACATCAACAATACGTCCCCATGCAGTCTCTGGCACCTGAACTTCGGGCACACTTATACGTCCCTGGAGTTCGGCAAGAATCAGTTACTGTGCCCAACCTGCGGGATCACCAAGGTCCAACAGGTGTCTTTCCAGGCACAAGGCCATCGGATCACACAAGCCCTCCTGCAGTACACCAGGGACCTTCTCGCCATCGGAACCTACAATCTCAAACAGGTCGCTGAGATTACTGGTCTAGGCAAGAACACGGTCAAAGCGATCGACTTGAAACGCCTGGAGGAAATGTACACCCTTGATGGCAAGCTCATCAAGCCCCAGCGGCAGGCAAAGTGCCTCAGCATCGACGAGTTCAAGCTTCACCGGGGCCACCAGTACGCCACTCATATCATCGACATAGAGACTGGCCATATCCTCTGGATCGCCCATGGCAAGCGCAAGCAGGTCGTCTATGACTTCATTGAGCACGTCGGTCTCGAGTGGATGGACGGTGTTGAAGCAGTCGCCTCGGACATGAACTCAGACTTCCAAGAAGCCTTTGAGGAAAAGTGCCCCCACATCCAGCCGGTCTTCGACCATTTCCACATCATCAAGAATTTCAATGACAAAGTGGTCGCTGAAGTGCGCAAAGACGAACAGAGGCGTCTTCAGGCGATGGGTGAGTACAAAGCTGCTGAGTCCCTCAAGAGGACCCGCTATATCCTGATGTCTTCTCGGGAGACGCTGCAGCGCAAAGACCGGGAGGCCGCGGAGGGCAAACCCTTGTCCAAGGGCGGTACGCTCTTCCAAAGGGCAGAGATCACGCGTCGTCCTGGCAGTGAGGAGAAGTACGACCAGCTCATCCAGGAGAACCAGCTTCTGTTCACAGTTGACCTCGTCAAAGAGATGCTCTCGGAGGCGTACAAGGCCGCCAGTGAGCCGGAAATGGCTAGTCTGATCACGGAGGTCATGGAAGTATGCTATGCCTCGGAGAATGAGCACCTGCAGTGGTTTGGGCGCCTGATGGACAGACATTTTGAAGGGATTATAGCTTATGCGACCTACCGTATTTCGAATGGTCAAATCGAGGGGATCAACAACAAGATTAAGACATTACGTCGACAAGGGTATGGCTATCCAGATGATGAATACTTCTTCCTCAAGTTATTCGATATGAGTCGTAAAACGTACGTAAGGAATCCACCATCCCACAGAATTTATGATTGAGCCAATTTTTCTTACCAATCCATGAGTTTTTCATTTACAGGTTCTTGTATTGTCATATACATATTTTACAAATATTTCACAATTTTAAAGTAATTTTCTTTAAATCATTGTTATAATAAGGATAAGAATGAAAATGTACCACAAAATCAGCCATTCTCAGGATTCTCAGAATCAAAAATTAACTACAAGGGAGTGATGTTTTGTTGAAAAGACGAATCATAGCACTGCTGCTCGCACTTTCTGCGGCTTTTGCAATTACCCTGCAAAGTGGAGTAACTGCTAACGCTGAAGAGTCAGGTTCTGGATATACCATAAACGCAAAAAAAGATATCCCAGACATTTTCAGTATCAATTAACATGAACCGGCTTTCAATGGAAAGCTTTATTCATCTCACATCAG is a window from the Clostridiaceae bacterium HFYG-1003 genome containing:
- a CDS encoding ISL3 family transposase encodes the protein MNYTQNGQANTINDSQNFLHIPSSLVGFTNTHSSQHTAVSGKSVVQLHGVLKLDDTDRACPNCGGFMHINNTSPCSLWHLNFGHTYTSLEFGKNQLLCPTCGITKVQQVSFQAQGHRITQALLQYTRDLLAIGTYNLKQVAEITGLGKNTVKAIDLKRLEEMYTLDGKLIKPQRQAKCLSIDEFKLHRGHQYATHIIDIETGHILWIAHGKRKQVVYDFIEHVGLEWMDGVEAVASDMNSDFQEAFEEKCPHIQPVFDHFHIIKNFNDKVVAEVRKDEQRRLQAMGEYKAAESLKRTRYILMSSRETLQRKDREAAEGKPLSKGGTLFQRAEITRRPGSEEKYDQLIQENQLLFTVDLVKEMLSEAYKAASEPEMASLITEVMEVCYASENEHLQWFGRLMDRHFEGIIAYATYRISNGQIEGINNKIKTLRRQGYGYPDDEYFFLKLFDMSRKTYVRNPPSHRIYD
- a CDS encoding CHAD domain-containing protein, with the protein product MKVLLIRHGVAQDPISGQSDETRQLTRDGRQALLDQAVYLAIYLFQDDVRLISSPLIRAVQTAEILAAAGLGPIEIQDYVQSGDFETFRQEVLGSPDRTLVIVGHSPHLEDWIQRVTDQSFQLRKGSCVQLEIQDELEFKGYVEWCLRLKEFRKLMRLERSGEALSCFEHDIGLVIRRSVRTILEHREAFLKDPAEIESVHKLRVKIRQFRSLISFFKPLMSKKNQRRIQELLRQMAGECAYLRELDVLMIEWRKHRESFDLAGESGDEFFEILKSERAAEQHRLFQSLEKPGFVEDLNRVEEQLKGAVRIKRAAHSSLDFMVRETLDRWIREIQGIYESINQNDLAAIHALRIKAKKIRYLMEIFGLSEVQPIKDHYKDIKRWQETLGELTDANRNSEAVREISAKFPGRPIVQEIEIFTRIQEKRAEELFQEFFQSRLWSLSSAAEPDRLVK